A window from Kluyveromyces lactis strain NRRL Y-1140 chromosome E complete sequence encodes these proteins:
- the INP2 gene encoding Inp2p (weakly similar to uniprot|Q03824 Saccharomyces cerevisiae YMR163C Protein of unknown function green fluorescent protein (GFP)-fusion protein localizes to the cytoplasm in a punctate pattern) — MDIFQAVPLHLQIPRIEIPKMASAASTPSTMSSSQTWSSSRPQVPISYQQLRKLSEWGIEALKDTSPTVVGQDRFESQEILIDNDYRTDFLNSHEEDSRWSKQVDLIMKQLPYGDLDAFVDEFHYEIISSQLLTSSIASHHQLFTVQKSILNFNKENTLSIHNAEGKTIPTKYGQLLISGKKFYLQRTIPYMFTILTARKAFRKMLYKRHLPRSSLMSLLMIAVYLALQQEYFHAKYSKYTALLNLRQMNAALQSVDKLIYRYHLTYKELTIYKPIALTENRGLRSDEARTLTLLTDVLTCTVDQLFHKLNIASSNILPVVNAVQLTDYISIYNVDLQSLYQMIRTVESLDITQKLERLQYMRKFFLCCLLSINYTDPLKKCEIALVLKRIFPGYHVEKTSDIERFQIISKQLYTLTQGISSLLPVLHHYKHLLLSVYGSTIEKEDPESKEAVITQSIYRLSELQRYLMKQDKTSTELSSHLIDELNGIIQIWNIDYKHNSHEQLKPPKCSPRPSSQRVFSGGLNLDIVKTTSDIPVVVDSFPKLTSLVDVLEVDETGSDIEKEHEELVYGTENDQETASSNDSKFSRFTDDQLRHELNQRILNLSIENKKSRENLRKQKSFELMNRKIENQKKGRPQIDCKGLFNSEESIPVLFELKQFLNRRSD; from the coding sequence ATGGACATTTTCCAAGCGGTGCCTTTGCATCTGCAAATCCCTAGGATTGAAATTCCCAAAATGGCATCTGCAGCATCGACTCCATCAACGATGTCTTCGTCACAGACTTGGAGCAGTTCACGCCCACAAGTTCCGATCAGTTACCAGCAGTTGCGCAAGCTTAGTGAGTGGGGTATTGAGGCTTTGAAGGACACTTCGCCGACTGTTGTAGGCCAAGATCGCTTTGAATCACAGGAGATTCTGATTGATAACGATTACAGAACTGATTTTCTGAACTCACATGAAGAAGATAGCCGATGGAGTAAACAAGTAGATTTGATCATGAAGCAGCTACCTTATGGTGACCTGGATGCctttgttgatgaatttcACTATGAAATCATTTCCTCGCAACTGTTAACAAGCTCGATCGCTTCTCATCACCAGTTATTTACTGTTCAGAAATCAATCCTGAACTTCAATAAGGAAAACACCCTATCGATTCACAACGCTGAAGGAAAGACTATACCTACAAAATATGGACAATTGTTAATTTctggaaaaaaattctATTTACAGAGAACAATTCCATACATGTTCACCATATTGACGGCAAGAAAAGCTTTCCGTAAAATGCTTTATAAGAGACATCTACCTAGATCCTCTCTGATGTCCTTATTGATGATTGCTGTTTATCTAGCTTTACAGCAAGAGTACTTCCATGcaaaatattccaaataCACTGCCCTTTTAAATCTACGACAGATGAATGCTGCATTGCAATCTGTAGACAAATTAATCTATCGTTATCACCTGACTTATAAAGAGCTGACTATTTACAAACCAATCGCATTGACTGAAAATCGTGGTCTACGTTCAGATGAAGCCAGAACACTGACATTACTAACAGATGTCCTTACATGTACAGTAGACCAGTTATTTCACAAATTGAACATTGCATCTAGTAACATTTTGCCGGTTGTGAATGCAGTTCAGTTAACTGATTATATCAGTATTTACAATGTGGATTTGCAAAGCCTATATCAAATGATCCGAACAGTGGAAAGTCTGGACATTACACAAAAGTTGGAGAGATTGCAATATATGAGAAAGTTCTTTCTGTGCTGCTTACTTTCAATAAACTACACTGATCCACTGAAAAAGTGTGAGATTGCATTAGTCTTGAAGAGAATTTTTCCTGGATACCATGTGGAAAAGACTTCCGACATAGAGCGATTTCAAATAATCTCGAAACAATTATACACATTAACACAAGGTATCTCATCATTGTTGCCCGTTTTGCATCATTACAAACATTTACTTTTATCCGTGTACGGAAGtactattgaaaaagagGATCCCGAATCAAAGGAAGCTGTAATAACCCAAAGTATCTATCGCTTGTCTGAATTGCAGCGATACTTGATGAAACAGGACAAAACATCTACCGAACTCTCTTCTCACCTGATAGATGAGTTGAATGGAATAATACAAATATGGAATATCGACTATAAACATAACTCGCATGAACAGTTGAAACCACCGAAATGTTCTCCTCGGCCTTCCAGTCAGAGAGTTTTCAGCGGTGGACTCAATCTTGATATCGTAAAGACGACCAGTGATATCCCCGTGGTAGTTGATTCATTTCCGAAACTCACTTCGCTAGTAGACGTGTTAGAAGTAGATGAAACTGGGTCAgacattgaaaaagaacatgAGGAATTGGTGTACGGTACTGAAAATGATCAAGAAACAGCTTCTAGCAACGACTCTAAGTTTTCTCGTTTTACAGACGACCAGTTAAGGCACGAATTAAACCAACGAATACTGAATCTgtcaattgaaaataagaaaaGTAGAGAAAACTTgagaaaacagaaaagtTTTGAGCTGATGAATCGGAAAATAGAAAATCAGAAGAAGGGCAGGCCCCAGATAGATTGCAAAGGTCTTTTCAATTCCGAAGAGAGTATACCAGTACTTTTCGAACTAAAACAATTTTTAAACAGAAGAAGTGATTGA
- the MSS11 gene encoding Mss11p (some similarities with uniprot|Q03825 Saccharomyces cerevisiae YMR164C MSS11 Transcription factor involved in regulation of invasive growth and starch degradation controls the activation of MUC1 and STA2 in response to nutritional signals), whose product MAGPGARKSNASNTPQDKKMKGDSIQDQKNKQYNSGDVVEPFVSDAMAKNSKQLLYAHIYNYLVHNQHHDTAKKFLQEANVPLSKAVPQHSLNGDKLLNSKMLMNSPDTFLFEWWQSLWALNQYVETTPIENLTSLKPFNDRIVPILPQVPPQEMLSRVVRTGPIAPAMGFAGNIVPQQQQQQQQQQQQQLQQQQQQQQHFRTMTSPGSGNTPYATNANSFPAGVRVPQPQGSFQPVLGTTPNAGTNAGLGVNPYHAATLGSSKSTPKPQNTSVGSKNKQTKKSSATNKDSGANTKPRANGESKQFKGVNSSSKVKKPSPSGSQQVQANWTKLQQKQQQQQQQQQQQQQQQQQQQQQQQQHQQQQQHQQQQQHQQQQQHQQQQQQIRMQYQKMMTLMQHQQNQQNQQHHQLGNQNILPGQGDPSDNSSPSQQYLQQQRAYENMVKSQQQDQPMNKDHFAMSLQTQQPQSFDSYAMPATMGPQASSQPLDNNKKSEPLSKIDVTNNQDFNTFSGGSNNKLNFGQFDMSGLGNEFMGGRKQ is encoded by the coding sequence ATGGCTGGACCAGGTGCTAGGAAGAGTAATGCTTCAAACACTCCACAGGACAAAAAGATGAAGGGCGATTCTATTCAGgatcaaaaaaataaacaataCAATAGCGGTGATGTTGTAGAACCGTTTGTTTCCGATGCTATGGCGAAAAACTCCAAGCAATTATTATATGCTCATATTTATAACTACCTAGTGCATAACCAACACCACGATACTGCAAAAAAGTTTTTACAAGAGGCAAATGTACCACTGTCAAAAGCCGTGCCACAACACTCGCTAAACGGTGATAAATTATTAAACTCAAAAATGTTAATGAATTCTCCGGATACTTTTTTGTTCGAATGGTGGCAATCACTTTGGGCGTTGAACCAGTACGTTGAAACAACaccaattgaaaatttaACCAGTTTGAAACCATTTAATGATAGAATTGTTCCAATATTGCCACAAGTTCCACCTCAGGAAATGTTGTCTCGTGTCGTGCGAACTGGCCCTATTGCTCCAGCAATGGGCTTCGCCGGCAACATTGTCcctcaacaacaacagcaacaacaacaacaacaacaacaacaactgcagcagcagcagcagcagcagcagcattTCAGAACAATGACTTCACCCGGTAGTGGAAACACTCCTTATGCAACCAACGCGAATTCCTTCCCAGCAGGAGTGAGAGTACCACAGCCACAGGGCTCATTTCAACCCGTTCTAGGAACCACTCCGAATGCTGGTACAAACGCTGGACTTGGTGTGAATCCCTATCATGCAGCGACCTTGGGAAGTTCTAAATCTACTCCAAAACCTCAGAATACTTCGGTCGGAAGCAAAAATAAACAAACCAAGAAGAGTTCAGCAACTAATAAAGATTCTGGCGCCAATACTAAACCACGAGCTAATGGGGAATCAAAGCAGTTCAAAGGTGTTAATTCCTCGTCAAAGGTGAAGAAACCAAGCCCGTCCGGATCACAACAAGTTCAAGCTAACTGGACCAAACTACAGCAGaagcaacagcaacagcaacagcaacagcaacagcaacagcaacagcaacagcaacagcaacagcaacagcaacagcatcagcaacagcaacagcaccagcaacagcaacagcaccagcaacagcaacagcaccagcaacagcaacagcaaatTCGAATgcaatatcaaaaaatgaTGACTTTAATGCAACAccaacaaaatcaacaaaatcaacagCATCATCAGTTGGGTAACCAAAACATACTTCCAGGACAAGGGGATCCATCAGATAATTCAAGTCCGTCCCAGCAATATCTACAACAACAGAGAGCTTATGAGAACATGGTAAAATCACAACAGCAAGACCAACCAATGAACAAAGATCATTTTGCCATGTCACTCCAAACACAACAGCCTCAAAGTTTTGATTCATATGCTATGCCAGCCACTATGGGTCCACAAGCATCTTCTCAGCCTTTAGacaataataaaaaatCAGAACCTCTCTCAAAAATAGATGTTACTAACaatcaagatttcaataCATTCTCTGGTGGTTCAAATaacaaattgaattttGGTCAGTTTGATATGTCAGGCTTGGGTAATGAATTCATGGGAGGGCGGAAGCAGTAA
- the PET494 gene encoding Pet494p (weakly similar to uniprot|P07390 Saccharomyces cerevisiae YNR045W PET494 Specific translational activator for the COX3 mRNA that acts together with Pet54p and Pet122p located in the mitochondrial inner membrane), which translates to MHLRCCFRSMARRFHTSRRITLQWKNKMFQSTPRLQKGQQRYSETLWKYFNAPGNAFFVTTNVVTLTGMVIYSTVSTMSRQATIIDSLENGFGVENSLDAVYDDKQNFAVPKRPRSEVSWRESSQLKKQAMEQRRSEVIGESNNAAADIETISDPFLDSNPEGKGLQSANSYMVKMGIFYLFYSFHIYKKSLETGVEVNDKMLQKLLDNVPQNEHDLHDIQNAAFYKSWRHEFGALLKNLSKAQHFSVPKPESFPEELQDVFKRLSDSKMAFQSDFYEFYQSINDISQRRLLQLWYYDNSRNLLKQNNFSNERIYEQMVFESSQWNNDLFEKYISVLYQPSSRRFQSMFNNYFKGMTSVSLDTVLGVLKGLIASNVQRKNDHIVKVVSLLRKNSVLAGKKKLRVIIPTEDKIPLLEQMMTADVRKNTYSVMAKNPVALKLLSTLGGVKSN; encoded by the coding sequence ATGCATCTTCGTTGCTGTTTTCGTTCAATGGCACGAAGGTTTCATACTAGTCGGAGGATAACGCTACAATGGAAGAACAAGATGTTTCAAAGTACCCCACGTCTACAAAAGGGTCAACAGAGGTATTCAGAGACGCtttggaaatatttcaatgcACCAGGTAATGCGTTTTTTGTTACGACTAATGTAGTTACGTTAACAGGGATGGTGATATATTCTACCGTATCAACGATGTCAAGACAAGCAACTATAATAGATTCGTTGGAAAACGGATTTGGGGTGGAGAATAGCCTTGATGCAGTTTACGATGATAAGCAAAATTTTGCGGTACCGAAGAGACCCCGCTCTGAGGTCTCCTGGAGAGAGAGCAGTCAACTAAAGAAGCAAGCTATGGAACAACGAAGGTCAGAAGTGATAGGAGAAAGTAATAATGCTGCCGCCGACATTGAGACTATTTCAGATCCATTTTTGGATTCTAATCCCGAGGGGAAAGGTCTACAATCAGCCAACTCATACATGGTAAAGATGGgtatattttatttattttacTCGTTCCATATCTATAAGAAATCGTTGGAAACGGGAGTTGAGGTTAATGACAAGATGTTGCAAAAGCTTTTAGACAACGTACCGCAGAACGAACACGATCTCCATGATATACAGAATGCGGCGTTTTATAAGAGTTGGCGTCACGAGTTTGGAgcattattgaagaatttgagTAAGGCACAACATTTTAGTGTGCCGAAGCCTGAAAGTTTCCCGGAAGAATTGCAAGACGTCTTCAAGAGGTTAAGCGATAGCAAGATGGCATTCCAATCTGACTTCTATGAATTTTACCAGTCGATCAATGACATTTCACAAAGACGGTTATTACAGCTATGGTATTATGACAACAGCCGTAACCTtttgaaacagaataaCTTCAGTAACGAAAGGATATACGAGCAGATGGTCTTTGAAAGTTCCCAATGGAACAACGATCTTTTCGAGAAATATATTTCGGTACTCTATCAACCCAGTAGTCGGCGTTTCCAAAGCATGTTCAACAATTATTTCAAAGGAATGACGTCAGTATCTTTAGATACAGTTTTAGGAGTCTTGAAAGGACTGATAGCGTCTAACGTCCAACGTAAGAACGACCACATAGTAAAAGTTGTTTCACTACTTCGAAAAAATAGCGTTCTGGctggaaagaaaaaacttCGAGTCATTATTCCTACAGAGGATAAGATACCATTGTTAGAACAAATGATGACAGCAGATGTCCGGAAAAATACGTATTCAGTGATGGCCAAGAACCCTGTTGCATTGAaacttctttcaactctCGGAGGAGTAAAATCGAACTAA
- the MGT1 gene encoding methylated-DNA--protein-cysteine methyltransferase (weakly similar to uniprot|P26188 Saccharomyces cerevisiae YDL200c, DNA repair methyltransferase (6-O-methylguanine-DNA methylase) involved in protection against DNA alkylation damage), protein MSHLLVYDFMEHDLANVLIVVKPSTKSLVFVSLSGTKPKLLGDAKKFVSKVNSLSKNKGSIYTLKNKSILKSDDVAWLEQLSFDFLQILAGGIDSQTNIKCEYLLGTEFQKKVWETTKTIKAGATISYQQLAVLLGNPKAVRAIGSALAKNNIAVVIPCHRIIGSKGKLTGFRWGIELKESLLRQEQAI, encoded by the coding sequence ATGTCCCATTTATTAGTGTACGATTTCATGGAGCACGATCTAGCAAATGTGCTGATCGTGGTCAAACCTTCGACCAAAAGTCTTGTATTCGTTTCGCTGTCAGGAACGAAACCAAAACTATTAGGCGATGCTAAGAAATTTGTATCCAAAGTGAACTCCTTGTCAAAGAATAAAGGATCTATTTATACCTTAAAGAATAAATCCATCTTAAAATCAGACGATGTGGCATGGTTAGAACAGTTGAGCTTTGATTTTTTACAGATACTGGCTGGTGGTATTGACTCTCAAACGAACATCAAATGTGAGTATCTCCTTGGAAcagaatttcaaaaaaagGTTTGGGAGACTACAAAGACTATCAAGGCCGGTGCTACGATTTCTTATCAGCAATTAGCCGTTCTGCTAGGGAATCCAAAAGCTGTGAGAGCCATTGGTTCTGCTCTAGCGAAAAACAACATTGCTGTCGTGATTCCGTGCCATAGAATCATCGGTTCTAAGGGTAAACTGACAGGATTCAGATGGGGAATTGAACTAAAAGAATCACTACTAAGGCAGGAACAAGCAATTTAG
- a CDS encoding uncharacterized protein (similar to uniprot|Q12300 Saccharomyces cerevisiae YDL138w, glucose receptor) gives MSEEKKVVNVPSNSEKESALVEVESRSTIDEIENVFNGNKPTEEVLKEVDELVLKYDLQEYQELLSRGALLANDPDVLLTDNYSEKERKKIGRELTHPFLSLSRGMIWAALCTSLAAVNFGMDESAVGGAVLGYQKAFNITNPNIQGLTLAAPYLAAGVLTLPLTVLLNKKFGRRFIVLISCFIGVSGSLIQGFSNGLGLILFARLYLGIGMGLCSSTVPIYTAECAPAVSRGAILMLWQTFIALGVCLGSVFNRAFVEIEGNLSWRLMIGSSCVAPFITALVVYIPPESPRWLIGNGFVRESLESLIRLRNTEVSGSRDFYILYESLKYEHKLAAKLSWHQEIKSLFSNIRNRFALWVSFLGILGQQYGGVNILVSYTATILTNAGIDPVTAIAGSIGIGGGCFLATFLSSQLIDRFGRRTMLLLTLPVEGACLFWLGGILNIKEDQARLAAGLAAMYVFVLFYGIGIGPISFTLVAETPSITVRMAHSAFAMSINWLLDFCLTMTWPKMADSMGTSGGLYFYGAFNFLIWVLAYFTIPETKRFTLEQLDEVFKHGVTHYAKQNTRKLFGK, from the coding sequence ATGTCCgaagagaaaaaggttGTTAATGTTCCTTCAAActctgaaaaagaaagcgCACTTGTCGAAGTTGAATCAAGATCAACtattgatgaaatcgaAAATGTGTTTAATGGCAACAAACcaacagaagaagttctgaaagaagttgatgaattggtCTTGAAGTATgatcttcaagaatacCAAGAACTATTAAGTCGTGGTGCTTTATTGGCTAATGATCCTGATGTTTTGCTAACTGATAACTACTccgaaaaggaaagaaaaaagatcGGCAGGGAGTTAACACATCCATTTCTGTCTTTGTCAAGAGGTATGATTTGGGCTGCGTTATGTACCTCTTTGGCCGCCGTCAATTTCGGTATGGATGAAAGTGCTGTCGGTGGTGCTGTCTTGGGTTATCAAAAGGCGTTCAACATTACAAACCCTAACATCCAAGGTCTTACTTTAGCTGCGCCTTATTTGGCTGCTGGTGTCTTGACCTTACCACTGACTGTcttattgaacaaaaaatttGGTAGAAGATTTATTGTTTTGATAAGTTGTTTTATCGGTGTGTCTGGTTCTCTGATCCAAGGCTTTTCGAACGGATTAGGTCTTATATTGTTCGCAAGATTATATTTAGGTATTGGTATGGGTTTATGTTCATCTACTGTCCCAATCTATACTGCAGAATGTGCACCAGCAGTTTCTAGAGGCGCAATTTTAATGTTGTGGCAGACTTTTATCGCTCTTGGTGTTTGTTTGGGTTCAGTTTTCAATAGAGCTTTTGTCGAAATCGAGGGGAACCTATCTTGGAGATTAATGATTGGTTCTTCTTGTGTAGCACCCTTTATCACGGCTCTCGTGGTTTACATTCCACCTGAATCACCAAGATGGCTTATTGGAAACGGATTTGTCAGAGAATCCCTAGAGTCCCTAATCAGATTGAGAAACACAGAAGTCTCTGGTTCACGGGACTTTTATATCCTATATGAGTCTTTGAAATACGAACATAAACTTGCAGCTAAACTTTCTTGGCACCAAGAGATTAAATCCCTATTCAGTAACATCAGAAACAGATTTGCTTTGTGGGTATCGTTCCTTGGTATTCTTGGTCAGCAATACGGTGGCGTTAACATCTTGGTTTCATATACTGCAACAATTTTAACGAATGCTGGTATTGACCCGGTAACTGCCATTGCTGGCTCAATCGGTATTGGAGGTGGTTGTTTCTTAGCTACTTTCCTTTCCTCGCAGTTGATCGACAGATTTGGTAGAAGAACAATGTTGCTTTTGACACTTCCTGTAGAAGGCGcttgtttgttttggttGGGTGGtattttgaatatcaaagaagatcaagCTCGGTTGGCTGCTGGTTTGGCTGCTATGTATGTATTTGTGCTGTTCTACGGTATTGGTATTGGGCCAATTAGTTTTACATTGGTAGCAGAAACCCCATCCATTACCGTTAGAATGGCTCATAGTGCTTTTGCTATGTCGATCAATTGGTTGCTTGATTTCTGTTTGACGATGACATGGCCAAAAATGGCCGATTCTATGGGAACTTCAGGAGGGTTATATTTCTACGGTGCGTTTAACTTTCTGATTTGGGTTCTTGCTTATTTCACAATCccagaaacaaaaaggtTCACACTAGAACAGTTAGATGAGGTGTTCAAACATGGTGTTACCCATTATGCCAAGCAAAATACCAGAAAACTATTTGGTAAATAA
- a CDS encoding uncharacterized protein (similar to uniprot|P25379 Saccharomyces cerevisiae YCL064C CHA1 catabolism of hydroxy amino acids catabolic serine (threonine) dehydratase), with translation MDQLTIKTPLLPFREPLNGGPTFLLKYENLQPGGSFKSRGISHLIKTTMDSISDPENELAVYSSSGGNAGLAAARACATLKVPCTVIVPKSTKPRMIKKIESAGAKVVIFGDHWKEADTYLREYVMRQSSYSNTLYVHPFDNPIIWDGHSTMIDEIIEQLAESHTDINDVKGIVCSVGGGGLYNGVVNGLERHGLAGSIPVFAMETDGCDVLSKSLIAGEPVVLDRISSIATSLGSTEICADSFQKAIKFSSKSIVLDDKNVVDTCLRFFDETSILVEPACGASLHTCYRPELLGPLGPDDIVVVILCGGSCNTYDDLKSFH, from the coding sequence ATGGATCAATTGACAATAAAAACCCCATTACTGCCATTTAGAGAACCGTTAAACGGCGGACCCACTTTTCTGTTGAAATATGAGAATTTACAGCCAGGCGGAAGCTTCAAATCAAGAGGAATTAGTCATCTCATCAAGACGACAATGGATTCCATATCTGATCCTGAAAACGAATTAGCTGTTTATTCAAGTTCTGGTGGGAATGCTGGGCTTGCAGCTGCTCGTGCATGTGCTACCTTGAAAGTACCATGCACTGTTATTGTCCCTAAATCGACAAAGCCAAGGATGATTAAGAAAATAGAGTCAGCAGGTGCTAAGGTCGTGATCTTTGGTGATCATTGGAAAGAAGCTGACACGTATTTAAGAGAATATGTCATGAGACAGTCTTCGTATTCAAATACTCTTTATGTGCACCCTTTCGATAACCCCATTATCTGGGATGGTCATTCGACAAtgattgatgaaatcattGAACAGCTGGCGGAATCCCATACTGACATCAATGATGTAAAAGGGATTGTGTGCAGCGTTGGAGGAGGCGGTCTGTACAATGGGGTCGTTAATGGATTAGAAAGACATGGATTGGCGGGCTCAATTCCTGTTTTTGCCATGGAAACCGATGGGTGTGATGTATTGAGCAAGTCTTTGATAGCTGGTGAACCCGTAGTATTGGATAGAATCAGTAGCATAGCTACTTCTTTGGGATCAACCGAAATATGCGCAGACTCTTTTCAAAAGGCTATTAAATTTTCGTCGAAGTCAATTGTCTTAGATGATAAGAATGTTGTTGATACTTGTTTGAGGTTCTTTGATGAGACCTCGATTTTGGTCGAACCAGCATGCGGTGCTTCGTTACATACTTGTTATCGTCCTGAACTGTTAGGACCATTGGGACCAGATGATATCGTAGTAGTTATCCTTTGCGGTGGATCATGCAACACTTATGATGATCTAAAAAGTTTCCATTGA
- the DCP1 gene encoding Dcp1p (similar to uniprot|Q12517 Saccharomyces cerevisiae YOL149W DCP1 Decapping enzyme essential phosphoprotein component of mRNA decapping complex plays key role in mRNA decay by cleaving off the 5' cap to leave the end susceptible to exonucleolytic degradation regulated by DEAD box protein Dhh1p), with protein sequence MSTETLEIYRKALNFNVIARYDPKIKQLLFHTPHATVYKWGDDNWNKLEYQGVLAIYLRDVGDKEAILPEVSSYDDTITGQQSEANTPHVLTGHDIYNYGLIIMNRINPDNFSLAIAPNSVLNKRKLFAPNREEELEPMKVEVRDDLVMIKTLKKEVYGIWVHTPEDRQNIYELIKYLLENEPTDSFT encoded by the coding sequence ATGTCGACGGAGACTTTGGAAATATATCGCAAGGCATTGAATTTTAACGTTATAGCGCGTTATGATCCTAAGATTAAACAACTACTTTTTCACACTCCGCATGCTACGGTGTATAAGTGGGGCGATGATAATTGGAACAAGTTAGAATATCAAGGCGTGTTGGCGATATATCTTCGAGATGTCGGTGACAAAGAAGCAATTCTACCAGAAGTGAGTAGTTATGATGATACTATAACAGGCCAACAATCTGAAGCTAATACTCCACACGTATTGACTGGTCACGACATCTACAATTATGGACTAATAATTATGAACAGAATTAATCCTGATAACTTTTCTTTGGCGATTGCTCCAAACAGTGTTCTCAACAAGAGAAAGCTATTCGCTCCGAATCGCGAAGAAGAGCTGGAACCAATGAAAGTTGAAGTTAGGGATGACCTTGTGATGATCAAGACGCTAAAGAAAGAGGTGTACGGCATCTGGGTGCATACTCCTGAAGACAGACAAAACATCTATGAACTCATTAAATATTTACTAGAGAATGAACCAACAGATTCATTCACGTAG